Proteins co-encoded in one Cricetulus griseus strain 17A/GY chromosome 1 unlocalized genomic scaffold, alternate assembly CriGri-PICRH-1.0 chr1_1, whole genome shotgun sequence genomic window:
- the Sod3 gene encoding extracellular superoxide dismutase [Cu-Zn] — translation MLPFLFCGMLLAALGSVTWTLPNPEESSFDLAEIRPDLAEKINETHAKVLEIWMELRRLREVDATEMYAICQVQPSASLATDQPRVTGLVLFKQLSPSSRLEAFFDLEGFPAEPNASSRAIHVHQFGDLSQGCESTGPHYNPTSVQHPRHPGDFGNFMVRDGRLWKHRTGLNVSLAGPHSILGRAVVVHAGEDDMGRGGNQASLENGNAGRRLACCVVGSSSSAAWERQVQERKKRRQERECKTT, via the coding sequence ATGCTGCCCTTTCTGTTCTGTGGCATGCTTCTGGCGGCCCTTGGCTCTGTCACCTGGACCCTGCCGAATCCCGAGGAGTCCAGCTTTGATTTAGCAGAGATCAGGCCTGACCTGGCTGAGAAGATAAATGAAACTCATGCCAAAGTACTGGAGATCTGGATGGAGCTGAGACGGCTGCGGGAGGTGGATGCCACGGAGATGTATGCAATCTGCCAGGTGCAGCCATCGGCCTCGCTAGCGACCGATCAGCCGCGAGTCACCGGCCTGGTCCTCTTCAAGCAGCTGTCACCCAGCTCCAGGCTTGAAGCCTTCTTCGATCTGGAAGGCTTTCCTGCCGAGCCAAACGCCTCCAGCCGCGCCATCCACGTGCATCAGTTCGGGGACCTGAGCCAGGGCTGCGAGTCCACCGGGCCTCACTACAACCCGACCTCCGTGCAGCACCCGCGGCACCCAGGCGACTTCGGCAACTTTATGGTGCGCGACGGCCGCCTCTGGAAGCACCGCACAGGCTTGAACGTTTCGCTGGCAGGCCCGCACTCGATcttgggccgggcggtggtggtccACGCCGGCGAGGATGACATGGGCCGCGGCGGtaaccaggccagcctggagaaTGGCAACGCTGGTCGTCGGCTCGCCTGCTGCGTGGTGGGCTCCAGCAGCTCCGCGGCCTGGGAGCGTCAAGTACAGGAGCGCAAGAAGCGGCGGCAGGAGAGAGAATGCAAGACCACTTAA